The DNA segment atgtatgtatgtataccacaGCCACAACAACGCTTGGCCGAATCTacgttatatatacatatacgtacaatgtacatatatacataaatacaataaacaaaacgtattttataattatttgtttttgcaattagtTAATCATTTGTGATTTTAATATCGGCACATAATCATCGTATTGCGCCTGATAAAAGTTTCCAGCGATCGGATCacctaaattaaattttgcaatgGAATCTCTTGTCTTCGTTCTAACGCGACCTTCACGAGAccttcatacaaacatataaaatttaaaaaatattttaatatttattatttaatatttgactTACGTTTTCCGAATGAATTTTGTACTTTCAATCTTGCCCGCCTGCTTGAAGACTAAGAAAACATAACGGTGCAAGCCAGTACCGTCTGGTGGACCAGAACCAATATATTCCGCAACAGTTTGACCTTCCGCTACTTTATTGCCTGGAATGTTAATAACCAGCCAGTGTAAAAATTCCCGGTTACTTGGCTCAGCACGTGATGGTGCATCGGGGTCTACCATA comes from the Bactrocera neohumeralis isolate Rockhampton chromosome 2, APGP_CSIRO_Bneo_wtdbg2-racon-allhic-juicebox.fasta_v2, whole genome shotgun sequence genome and includes:
- the LOC126767819 gene encoding protein D3-like isoform X4, with the translated sequence MFNHIQVSSGGGRKMISSGIIPDIIDTSPKGLVQVNYPSGAKVESGKELTPTQVKDQPTVSWEAEDDALYTLFMVDPDAPSRAEPSNREFLHWLVINIPGNKVAEGQTVAEYIGSGPPDGTGLHRYVFLVFKQAGKIESTKFIRKTSREGRVRTKTRDSIAKFNLGDPIAGNFYQAQYDDYVPILKSQMIN